In Myxocyprinus asiaticus isolate MX2 ecotype Aquarium Trade chromosome 32, UBuf_Myxa_2, whole genome shotgun sequence, one genomic interval encodes:
- the emc9 gene encoding ER membrane protein complex subunit 9 isoform X2, with the protein MGEVELSCLAYVKMFLHASQFPRCSVNGLLLSSNAAGGAVCITECVPLLHSHLSLAPITQVALAQADAWCSQTQQRIVGYYQANACVSDSSPTPSALKIADKIFEQCNNAVLLMVDGEKMFPDCRVPAVVIYDRKDACWVLSDERTIMLRQWEETRSIANQLLSSGDQALLVDFDSHLDDITRDWTNQNLNAKIMELLSPANGSV; encoded by the exons ATGGGTGAGGTGGAGTTGTCATGTCTGGCTTATGTGAAAATGTTCCTGCATGCCAGTCAGTTTCCACGCTGCAGTGTGAATGGGCTGCTGTTGTCCTCCAATGCCGCAGGGGGAGCTGTGTGTATTACTGAATGTGTGCCGCTGCTGCACTCACACCTGTCTCTCGCACCAATCACACAGGTCGCTCTCGCACAG GCGGATGCTTGGTGTTCACAAACTCAGCAAAGGATTGTGGGATATTATCAAGCTAATGCTTGTGTATCAGACAGCAG CCCCACACCATCTGCGCTAAAAATAGCAGACAAGATCTTCGAGCAGTGCAACAATGCTGTGTTACTTATG GTTGACGGGGAGAAGATGTTTCCTGACTGCCGTGTTCCGGCAGTCGTGATATATGATCGTAAAGATGCGTGCTGGGTCCTCAGTGACGAACGCAC AATAATGCTTCGGCAATGGGAAGAAACTCGATCAATAGCAAATCAGCTGTTAAGCTCTGGCGATCAGGCCCTCTTAGTGGATTTTGACAGCCATTTGGATGACATCACAAGAGACTGGACCAATCAAAATctcaatgccaagatcatggaaCTTCTCTCCCCAGCCAATGGAAGTGTATAA
- the irf9 gene encoding interferon regulatory factor 9 isoform X1, with amino-acid sequence MASGRIRSTRRLRSWIVEQVNSGKYHGLVWDNPEKTMFRIPWKHAGKQDFRSEEDAAIFKAWAAFKGKLLENESSDPASWKTRLRCALNKSPEFSEVTERSQLDISEPYKVYRLVPLEEQGVVKVKTEEVRRAVRSTRRRRSNSERDEHVACKTVKEEVTATEPISMSAQEMVPNTGNKITLQADVETTPLKSDNSNVLNLPPEFNLYGQDGDNIQLNLTIEAVPLSIENRVLHSFHVSVHYIGQEVLRREIISNDVRIAYLPPSPIPPSPPSLNGTGFSRIPLPDPPSDMSSIPSLAPRLQALCKLLPFMERGVVLTSTGGGVYAKRFCQGRVFWRGPHTTTEPCKMERAGEPTLLFSKDRFRQELDSFRSGGNPPQSEITLCFGEELFDGEDLSEKHIIIKISLPWAESQIQEVQTFRDSIAILRNLASQSPSGEVTLNFEVAEPVIISP; translated from the exons ATGGCATCTGGAAGGATTCGCTCCACGCGTCGTCTGCGATCCTGGATAGTGGAACAG GTGAACAGTGGGAAGTATCATGGTCTAGTGTGGGATAACCCTGAAAAGACCATGTTCCGTATCCCTTGGAAACATGCAGGAAAACAGGATTTTCGGAGTGAGGAAGATGCAGCTATTTTCAAG GCTTGGGCTGCGTTTAAAGGGAAGCTTTTGGAGAATGAAAGTTCAGACCCTGCGTCCTGGAAAACTCGGCTTCGCTGTGCCCTCAACAAAAGTCCAGAGTTCAGTGAGGTCACTGAAAGGTCACAGCTGGACATCTCAGAGCCGTACAAAGTGTACCGCCTCGTTCCACTTGAAGAACAAG GTGTGGTGAAAGTGAAGACAGAGGAGGTACGGCGAGCCGTGAGGAGCACCAGGAGGAGACGCAGCAACTCTGAGAGAGATGAACATGTTGCATGCAAAACGGTCAAAGAGGAGGTCACTGCAACGGAGCCAATCAGCATG AGTGCACAGGAAATGGTCCCAAATACAGGAAATAAGATTACACTCCAAGCAGATGTGGAGACTACGCCCTTAAAGAGTGACAACAGTAATGTTCTGAATTTACCGCCTGAATTCAATTTGT ATGGTCAAGATGGTGACAATATCCAGTTAAACTTGACCATTGAAGCAGTACCTTTGTCGATAGAAAACAGAG TACTGCACTCTTTCCATGTAAGCGTGCACTACATCGGTCAGGAGGTTTTACGGCGAGAAATAATAAGCAATGATGTTCGGATTGCATACCTGCCCCCCTCACCTATCCCCCCGTCACCACCGTCTCTGAACGGCACCGGTTTCTCTCGAATCCCTCTTCCAGACCCCCCCTCAGACATGAGCTCCATCCCCAGCCTCGCACCACGTCTGCAAGCACTGTGCAAACTGTTGCCCTTCATGGAGCGGGGAGTAGTGCTCACATCTACTGGAGGGGGCGTCTACGCCAAGCGCTTCTGTCAGGGGCGGGTGTTTTGGAGAGGACCACACACCACCACAGAACCATGTAAAATGGAGAGAGCGGGCGAGCCCACTCTACTCTTCAGCAAGGATAGATTCAGACAGG AGCTGGACTCTTTCCGCAGTGGAGGAAATCCACCTCAAAGTGAAATCACACTGTGTTTTGGAGAAGAGCTGTTTGATGGAGAGGACCTCTCTGAGAAACACATCATTATTAAG ATCTCCCTCCCATGGGCTGAGTCGCAGATACAGGAGGTCCAGACCTTCAGAGACTCGATTGCAATTCTAAGAAACTTGGCAAGTCAGTCGCCATCAGGGGAGGTCACGCTGAACTTTGAAGTAGCAGAGCCAGTGATAATTAGCCCTTAA
- the irf9 gene encoding interferon regulatory factor 9 isoform X2, translated as MASGRIRSTRRLRSWIVEQVNSGKYHGLVWDNPEKTMFRIPWKHAGKQDFRSEEDAAIFKAWAAFKGKLLENESSDPASWKTRLRCALNKSPEFSEVTERSQLDISEPYKVYRLVPLEEQGVVKVKTEEVRRAVRSTRRRRSNSERDEHVACKTVKEEVTATEPISMSAQEMVPNTGNKITLQADVETTPLKSDNNGQDGDNIQLNLTIEAVPLSIENRVLHSFHVSVHYIGQEVLRREIISNDVRIAYLPPSPIPPSPPSLNGTGFSRIPLPDPPSDMSSIPSLAPRLQALCKLLPFMERGVVLTSTGGGVYAKRFCQGRVFWRGPHTTTEPCKMERAGEPTLLFSKDRFRQELDSFRSGGNPPQSEITLCFGEELFDGEDLSEKHIIIKISLPWAESQIQEVQTFRDSIAILRNLASQSPSGEVTLNFEVAEPVIISP; from the exons ATGGCATCTGGAAGGATTCGCTCCACGCGTCGTCTGCGATCCTGGATAGTGGAACAG GTGAACAGTGGGAAGTATCATGGTCTAGTGTGGGATAACCCTGAAAAGACCATGTTCCGTATCCCTTGGAAACATGCAGGAAAACAGGATTTTCGGAGTGAGGAAGATGCAGCTATTTTCAAG GCTTGGGCTGCGTTTAAAGGGAAGCTTTTGGAGAATGAAAGTTCAGACCCTGCGTCCTGGAAAACTCGGCTTCGCTGTGCCCTCAACAAAAGTCCAGAGTTCAGTGAGGTCACTGAAAGGTCACAGCTGGACATCTCAGAGCCGTACAAAGTGTACCGCCTCGTTCCACTTGAAGAACAAG GTGTGGTGAAAGTGAAGACAGAGGAGGTACGGCGAGCCGTGAGGAGCACCAGGAGGAGACGCAGCAACTCTGAGAGAGATGAACATGTTGCATGCAAAACGGTCAAAGAGGAGGTCACTGCAACGGAGCCAATCAGCATG AGTGCACAGGAAATGGTCCCAAATACAGGAAATAAGATTACACTCCAAGCAGATGTGGAGACTACGCCCTTAAAGAGTGACAACA ATGGTCAAGATGGTGACAATATCCAGTTAAACTTGACCATTGAAGCAGTACCTTTGTCGATAGAAAACAGAG TACTGCACTCTTTCCATGTAAGCGTGCACTACATCGGTCAGGAGGTTTTACGGCGAGAAATAATAAGCAATGATGTTCGGATTGCATACCTGCCCCCCTCACCTATCCCCCCGTCACCACCGTCTCTGAACGGCACCGGTTTCTCTCGAATCCCTCTTCCAGACCCCCCCTCAGACATGAGCTCCATCCCCAGCCTCGCACCACGTCTGCAAGCACTGTGCAAACTGTTGCCCTTCATGGAGCGGGGAGTAGTGCTCACATCTACTGGAGGGGGCGTCTACGCCAAGCGCTTCTGTCAGGGGCGGGTGTTTTGGAGAGGACCACACACCACCACAGAACCATGTAAAATGGAGAGAGCGGGCGAGCCCACTCTACTCTTCAGCAAGGATAGATTCAGACAGG AGCTGGACTCTTTCCGCAGTGGAGGAAATCCACCTCAAAGTGAAATCACACTGTGTTTTGGAGAAGAGCTGTTTGATGGAGAGGACCTCTCTGAGAAACACATCATTATTAAG ATCTCCCTCCCATGGGCTGAGTCGCAGATACAGGAGGTCCAGACCTTCAGAGACTCGATTGCAATTCTAAGAAACTTGGCAAGTCAGTCGCCATCAGGGGAGGTCACGCTGAACTTTGAAGTAGCAGAGCCAGTGATAATTAGCCCTTAA
- the emc9 gene encoding ER membrane protein complex subunit 9 isoform X1: MHMTETMGEVELSCLAYVKMFLHASQFPRCSVNGLLLSSNAAGGAVCITECVPLLHSHLSLAPITQVALAQADAWCSQTQQRIVGYYQANACVSDSSPTPSALKIADKIFEQCNNAVLLMVDGEKMFPDCRVPAVVIYDRKDACWVLSDERTIMLRQWEETRSIANQLLSSGDQALLVDFDSHLDDITRDWTNQNLNAKIMELLSPANGSV; the protein is encoded by the exons ATGGGTGAGGTGGAGTTGTCATGTCTGGCTTATGTGAAAATGTTCCTGCATGCCAGTCAGTTTCCACGCTGCAGTGTGAATGGGCTGCTGTTGTCCTCCAATGCCGCAGGGGGAGCTGTGTGTATTACTGAATGTGTGCCGCTGCTGCACTCACACCTGTCTCTCGCACCAATCACACAGGTCGCTCTCGCACAG GCGGATGCTTGGTGTTCACAAACTCAGCAAAGGATTGTGGGATATTATCAAGCTAATGCTTGTGTATCAGACAGCAG CCCCACACCATCTGCGCTAAAAATAGCAGACAAGATCTTCGAGCAGTGCAACAATGCTGTGTTACTTATG GTTGACGGGGAGAAGATGTTTCCTGACTGCCGTGTTCCGGCAGTCGTGATATATGATCGTAAAGATGCGTGCTGGGTCCTCAGTGACGAACGCAC AATAATGCTTCGGCAATGGGAAGAAACTCGATCAATAGCAAATCAGCTGTTAAGCTCTGGCGATCAGGCCCTCTTAGTGGATTTTGACAGCCATTTGGATGACATCACAAGAGACTGGACCAATCAAAATctcaatgccaagatcatggaaCTTCTCTCCCCAGCCAATGGAAGTGTATAA